TATCAATTAAATTCGCTTTCCGatcaaaaaagaataaaagaTGCTAAAGTTGAAAACCGAAGAATTATTTATactagaaaaaatgtttacagacAAATCATTGTTTATTGTCGCTCCTGCACTCACACAGTTAGTTGCCagagtgttattattttaataatgaaaactataataacCACATTAACACATAgatctacctattataattagatcttattatgtctatatatactATCACAGATTTGGCGATAATATCATGAGTTTGAATGCGATCTTGGTCGGTCAAATTGGCTAATATTTAGCTAATCTCTGTGAgttgtaactatttttttttttaccgtattATGATGGTCAGGAATCAGGGGCACCATAATTAATTTACCCCTAGTCCCGAAAATCTTTAGGACTGCTCTGGTCAGTGATCATATATTTGGGTTAAGTTGTAACCCAAATgcccaaataataataacacagtcACATAGAAATaattcataggtaggtactaataataaaaattaatgttcttCAACagacaacaataacaatttattgaaatattcattttgtattttttttcatttgtatatataataattaataggtaggtaaccacTATAATAAGGtatgagtttttaattattgcaaGTAGAtcaaacaaatcatttttactaaaaagttatatgatcattatatagttaaaattaaatacctaataaaaaaattaaattaatacaaaatcagtacctattaggtatacagTTATTGATTAAAcagaaacatttatattatttttacatgtagGCGTTCATTGTATgaatcgaataaaaaatactctattaacaatacctacttataaaataataaatacttaaatataacatGTCAACCCCTCGATATCACCGCCGTACACAACAGCTCCTCAGTCTCCATTATTAAATCagttttatataacttaattaattctTCCGGTTTCTTCATATAGTCATTCTTTCATAGTTTCTTATAATTATCCTCCTTCTTACTTccttatataaattgtattacttatcaaaataaataagcatatacattttaatatttcaataaaataaaaaaataaattaggtacattgcgtatgtaggtaattaaatgtgtgtctttacaaaataatgaatctgtcttgtatataatatgaataacttattatatattatgatataaaatattttaaaggctatgatagtattaatatatcgGTAGGTATTGTAATGTGTTGtagaataataggtataacatattatattattattataggtttgtacataataataatatatataatagtacctaagtattgttgattttttttcaagattgtGAATTATCagtgatataaatttaaattgttgaatcaatttttattttattgacttaaaCAACGTCTAGGTATAAAAATAGCAGAAAATGGAGATGGAGAAATAGTGACACCATCTTGAGGCTTATCTGGCAATTGGGCTCCTTGCGGTATTcgtatttcaaaatgttgtattaatttGGCGatgaacataaatatattggtCTTTGCCAATATTTCGCCTAAACACCTTCTTCTaccttcaatttaaaaattcaaaaccacccattaaataatttattgatatataaatgacgatatcaaatatttataatatatactaaccgACGCCAAACGGCATAAACCAActgtcatttataatttttcctgAACTGTCCAAAAATCTTTCCGGTCGAAATACCTTGGGATCACCCCAATGCTGTTCATCCATATGAACACTCCATATACTCGCCAATACTAATGTAtcctataaattgttttttacaataattatttctaatgcttacaaaatatatttaacaatagagCCATTATACTTTTGGTATTGTGTATTCTTGTAGGCTGGTTTTTCTAATAGTTCTATGAGCGATTGCTAACGGCGCCACATTACTATGTCTCTGAACCTCCATTAATACGGCTTCAAGATAATTCAACCTGTTTATAATTgccaattttgtttaaaaaaaattattatttagattaattatgtAAGTCTTTAGCTCTGTAGGTACCTGTTTTTATCTGCAAGATGAATTTCTCGATCTCCAACTACTGCGTCTAATTCTGCGTGTACTTTGGCTTGTATATCTTGATGTTTAAGGAGAAGTAAAATAACGAATGATAACATGCTGCTTGTAGTTTCTGAGCCAGctaaaaataaatccaataaaataacaaGAAGTTGTTCTTCTGAAAACGACCCTGGagattctttatttttttcaatttcctttaaaaatgcACTTATAAAATCATCTTCCTGATCATTTGCCCTGCATTTGTGTTCTTCAACTGATTCCTATTGGACATTTCATATAgtctaatgaataaaataaaaatgtctgaaTAGTTTGAAATTACTTTTAAGAATGTATAGAACTCATTTATTATCTGTTTGAGGTATTTGTATCCAGAACATTTAGGTGCGAAAAACCGAATGAATGGCATCTGGTTTAATATTCCTCCTGACATATCTAACATTCTGAAACTAACGTGTACTAATTCCATAAGTCTTGCAAGTCTAGAGTCATTCAACGCAAATCTATGACCGGCTAACATTGCCCAAAGACCGTTCAAAACTGATACGTCGAATAAACCATAAACTTCAATTGGTTTACCATTCTAAAAAGAAATTCAACACAGTggttataatcttttttttaatttgtaaaaatatattgacacaCATACCTCACA
This portion of the Acyrthosiphon pisum isolate AL4f chromosome A1, pea_aphid_22Mar2018_4r6ur, whole genome shotgun sequence genome encodes:
- the LOC100162751 gene encoding methyl farnesoate epoxidase-like; the encoded protein is MFFVAVVISVFIIVCILDIITPHKYPIGPTRVPLLGNYLEIRKLRNKLGFYHLVWDHLAKYYGKVFSVKLGRIEAVVVSGYDAVRQVLCKDDFDGRPDGFFFRFRAFYKRLGIVFVDGPTWTEQRKFCMQHLRKMGFGGDLMERIIIEEVNDLMLDISRKCENGKPIEVYGLFDVSVLNGLWAMLAGHRFALNDSRLARLMELVHVSFRMLDMSGGILNQMPFIRFFAPKCSGYKYLKQIINEFYTFLKESVEEHKCRANDQEDDFISAFLKEIEKNKESPGSFSEEQLLVILLDLFLAGSETTSSMLSFVILLLLKHQDIQAKVHAELDAVVGDREIHLADKNRLNYLEAVLMEVQRHSNVAPLAIAHRTIRKTSLQEYTIPKDTLVLASIWSVHMDEQHWGDPKVFRPERFLDSSGKIINDSWFMPFGVGRRRCLGEILAKTNIFMFIAKLIQHFEIRIPQGAQLPDKPQDGVTISPSPFSAIFIPRRCLSQ